A window of the Nyctibius grandis isolate bNycGra1 chromosome 9, bNycGra1.pri, whole genome shotgun sequence genome harbors these coding sequences:
- the ACKR3 gene encoding atypical chemokine receptor 3, translating to MSALDLTSILDFLETANLTEINWTCNNSDCITVDATTCPGTLNKSALLYTLSFFYIFIFVVGLVANSVVVWVNLQAKMTGYETHLYIFNLAIADLCVVITLPVWVVSLVQHNQWHMGEITCKITHLIFSINLYGSIFFLACMSVDRYLSVAYFTNSSNRKKKIIRRCICILVWLLAFFASLPDTYYLKTVSANNETYCRPVYPEESFKEWLIGMELISVVLGFLIPFPIIALFYFLLAKTISASSDQERKSNGKIIFSYVVVFLICWLPYHVAVLLDIFYSLHFIPFSCQIENFLYATLHITQCFSLVHCCVNPILYSFINRNYRYELMKAFIFKYSAKTGLTKLIDASRVSEAEYSALEQNAK from the coding sequence ATGAGCGCACTTGATTTGACTTCCATCCTTGATTTTCTGGAAACGGCCAATTTGACGGAGATCAACTGGACGTGCAACAACAGTGACTGCATCACGGTTGATGCGACGACATGCCCTGGCACGCTCAACAAAAGCGCCCTGCTCTACACCCTGTCCTTCTTCTACATTTTCATCTTTGTCGTAGGGCTGGTGGCCAACTCGGTTGTGGTATGGGTCAACCTCCAAGCCAAAATGACTGGCTATGAAACCCATCTCTACATCTTTAATTTGGCTATCGCCGATCTGTGCGTTGTCATCACCCTTCCAGTGTGGGTTGTCTCCCTCGTCCAGCATAACCAGTGGCACATGGGAGAAATCACGTGCAAGATAACTCACCTTATATTTTCTATCAACTTGTACGGCAGCATCTTCTTCCTGGCTTGCATGAGTGTGGACCGCTACCTCTCAGTTGCCTATTTCACCAATTCCAGCAATCGCAAGAAGAAGATAATCCGTCGCTGCATCTGCATCTTAGTGTGGCTTCTTGCCTTCTTCGCATCTCTCCCAGACACCTATTATCTCAAGACGGTCTCTGCCAACAACGAAACCTATTGCCGTCCCGTCTATCCAGAGGAAAGCTTCAAAGAGTGGTTGATTGGCATGGAGCTCATCTCTGTCGTGCTGGGCTTTCTTATCCCTTTTCCCATCATTGctctcttttatttcctccttgcGAAGACCATCTCCGCCTCCAGTGACCAAGAGAGGAAGAGCAATGGGAAGATAATTTTCTCCTATGTTGTCGTGTTTCTCATCTGTTGGCTACCCTACCATGTCGCTGTCCTGCTTGACATCTTCTACAGCCTTCATTTCATACCTTTCAGTTGTCAGATAGAGAACTTCTTATATGCTACTCTTCACATCACTCAGTGCTTCTCTCTAGTCCATTGCTGCGTCAACCCCATCCTGTACAGCTTCATTAACCGCAACTACAGATACGAGCTCATGAAAGCCTTTATTTTCAAGTACTCTGCCAAAACCGGTCTCACTAAACTTATCGATGCTTCCAGGGTGTCAGAAGCAGAATACTCTGCTCTGGAGCAAAATGCCAAATGA